A region of Bremerella alba DNA encodes the following proteins:
- a CDS encoding ion transporter, which produces MNSHSPETEGRSGLLKKGIDVIDRLVVPLVWYSVGMLAIECQFYPNHDSYDTPGIFLWSERIVALIFTVEYVIRFIRNSGRGFYPITSLGVIDLIAIFPFWIGFIPAVDPYLHLVRTLRVLRMLKFFRYSRGLQLMALGFYRSYWSLRPLLLATLIMILFTMFALFEVEGMHQEEFRSLFTVAWFLEVTGTTVGYGDMSPESVPGKIIVMVYMIGGLAIFMACFSAITSSFDQVFKEAADPNFDPLDQFDKVREEQEVLEEQFKDTGMSDFEDEAAEEESSDKSEE; this is translated from the coding sequence ATGAATTCCCATTCACCGGAAACTGAAGGGCGTAGTGGGCTGCTGAAGAAAGGGATCGATGTGATCGACCGTCTGGTCGTCCCATTGGTGTGGTACAGCGTCGGAATGTTGGCCATCGAATGCCAGTTTTATCCCAATCATGATAGCTATGACACGCCCGGTATTTTTCTATGGTCCGAGCGTATCGTCGCACTCATTTTCACCGTGGAATATGTCATACGTTTCATCCGAAACTCAGGCCGCGGATTTTATCCCATCACATCCCTCGGGGTAATTGACCTAATTGCGATCTTCCCTTTTTGGATCGGTTTTATTCCAGCGGTCGATCCCTACTTGCACTTGGTGCGCACACTTCGTGTATTGCGAATGCTGAAGTTCTTTCGCTATTCAAGGGGACTGCAACTCATGGCCCTGGGCTTCTATCGCTCTTACTGGAGCCTAAGGCCGTTGCTGCTCGCGACGTTGATCATGATTTTGTTCACGATGTTCGCCTTGTTTGAAGTCGAAGGGATGCATCAGGAAGAGTTCCGTAGCTTGTTCACCGTGGCCTGGTTTTTAGAAGTAACCGGAACCACGGTCGGCTACGGAGATATGTCGCCGGAATCGGTGCCAGGGAAGATCATTGTCATGGTTTACATGATCGGTGGCTTGGCTATCTTTATGGCGTGCTTCAGTGCGATAACGAGCAGCTTCGACCAAGTATTCAAGGAAGCGGCAGACCCGAACTTCGACCCATTAGATCAATTTGATAAGGTTCGCGAAGAACAAGAAGTGCTGGAAGAACAATTTAAAGACACTGGAATGTCCGATTTTGAAGACGAAGCAGCCGAGGAGGAATCGTCGGACAAGTCAGAAGAATAG
- a CDS encoding VWA domain-containing protein produces the protein MLDLQFSIERPFFLMLLAIIPALWWVSWHGLAIGNRWRWILANGLRSLLCLLVVLTLAEVELVRTNDRLTVIYLVDRSLSIPPERLEDVVDYVRSTANTFRQQVPDDRVGVISFGGNAAIEIPPWTGDLFLRSKMETAIDPQQTNLEAALKLAQAAFPVDAAKRVVIVTDGKETLGNAMPAARALSQAGIGIDVVPITAQARTEITVEKITTPANMREKTPFPVQVVLNNRPGIHWDQKTGNKPVAGKIRVVRRGNGRDQVVIEQQIELAPGTRVFSFQDNLPEGGFYTYEAEFTPDLKGVDGFTQNNRAASFTHIESSGQVLLIVDSTRPNELDDFAEMLRRNDLKVTIQPSNQLFTRLSDLQPYDLVILGNVARSSGDTREITAFSDAQMQMLADNTRNLGAGLIMLGGPDSFGAGGWTNTPIEEAMPLDFKIKDAKVVPVGALMLVMDKSGSMSGEKIHWCKAAARESLRALGPHDYIGVTTFDSNTSRTVPLQTAKNRQFVTQMMSRLSASGGTNMFPAMEDGFRQLQANEAAIKHMIVLTDGQTPRADFGDLTRQIEKSGITVSTVAVGQDADVRLLNQIAAIGRGKFYQVTSPKAIPRIFMQETRRVARPLVFEKPSGMVPLVSANHEILKGIPSTVPPFTGYVMTTPKDSPLVDVLLASPDPTGQTNALLAAWQYGIGRSVCWTSDVGQRWTTDWTGWEGNEKLQMQMIRWCMRTTGTSDNYLVASEVRGQKVKLILNALDDEGNFVNFAAPQLNGVGPRSEIVSEAFVQVAPGRYEVELDAQHAGPHFLAVSPEPGQAPLRIGVNVQNAQEFRDRSDNLPMLRRFAALTPLGGRPGEIFNLDMTEEQLANIEATPFRHDLRKASSQRPLWYLVLVTVACLFVMDIANRRVLWSFAWVGTLWARIRHQPIPEALAGESLHRLKAQKEKLNQDWQATFDDAEMIADVSIAAPQTEEVSAPTAAEPGLEVKEEKGYLDRLLAAKRQTRHLDEQE, from the coding sequence ATGCTCGATCTTCAGTTTTCGATAGAACGCCCTTTCTTTTTGATGCTATTGGCGATCATACCTGCGCTGTGGTGGGTCTCTTGGCATGGACTCGCCATTGGCAATCGCTGGCGTTGGATTCTGGCCAACGGACTACGAAGTCTTCTTTGCTTACTTGTCGTTTTGACCTTAGCTGAAGTCGAACTGGTTCGCACAAATGATCGCCTGACAGTGATCTATCTTGTTGATCGTTCCTTAAGCATTCCGCCGGAACGGCTAGAGGACGTGGTCGACTATGTTCGTTCGACCGCCAATACATTTCGTCAGCAAGTTCCGGACGACCGCGTCGGCGTGATTAGTTTCGGCGGCAACGCGGCCATCGAAATCCCGCCCTGGACCGGCGACCTGTTTCTGCGATCCAAGATGGAAACCGCCATCGATCCACAACAGACAAATCTGGAAGCGGCGTTGAAACTGGCCCAAGCAGCATTCCCTGTGGATGCGGCTAAGCGAGTCGTGATCGTGACCGATGGCAAAGAAACTCTCGGCAACGCCATGCCGGCTGCAAGAGCGTTGAGCCAGGCAGGCATCGGTATCGACGTAGTTCCGATCACCGCTCAGGCTCGCACAGAAATTACCGTCGAAAAAATCACCACGCCTGCCAACATGCGGGAGAAGACTCCCTTTCCAGTGCAGGTCGTATTGAACAATCGCCCCGGAATCCATTGGGATCAGAAGACCGGCAATAAACCGGTTGCAGGAAAGATTCGTGTTGTTCGCCGTGGCAATGGACGCGATCAGGTCGTTATAGAACAACAAATCGAACTCGCCCCGGGAACCCGTGTCTTCTCTTTTCAAGACAACCTGCCCGAAGGTGGTTTCTACACCTACGAAGCAGAGTTCACCCCTGACCTTAAAGGGGTTGATGGCTTCACGCAGAACAACCGTGCTGCTTCGTTTACACACATCGAGTCTTCTGGCCAAGTATTGCTGATTGTCGACTCTACCCGTCCCAACGAGCTGGATGACTTCGCCGAAATGCTTCGACGAAATGACTTAAAAGTAACCATTCAACCCAGCAACCAACTCTTCACCAGGCTATCTGATCTTCAGCCGTACGATCTAGTCATTCTTGGCAATGTGGCACGTAGCAGTGGCGATACCCGCGAAATCACAGCGTTCAGCGATGCCCAGATGCAAATGCTTGCCGACAACACGCGGAACTTAGGTGCCGGGCTGATAATGCTGGGGGGACCAGACAGCTTTGGGGCCGGAGGTTGGACCAACACACCGATCGAAGAGGCGATGCCGCTCGACTTTAAGATCAAAGATGCCAAGGTCGTACCAGTCGGGGCTTTGATGCTGGTCATGGATAAATCGGGGTCGATGTCTGGCGAGAAAATCCACTGGTGCAAAGCCGCAGCCCGCGAGTCGCTACGAGCCCTCGGGCCCCACGACTACATCGGGGTCACCACATTCGACTCTAACACGTCGCGTACTGTCCCGCTGCAAACTGCGAAGAACCGCCAGTTTGTTACGCAGATGATGTCTCGTCTTTCTGCGAGTGGCGGAACGAATATGTTCCCCGCTATGGAGGACGGTTTTCGTCAACTGCAAGCCAATGAAGCCGCGATTAAACACATGATAGTTCTGACGGATGGGCAAACTCCACGAGCCGACTTTGGTGACCTGACCCGTCAGATTGAAAAGAGCGGAATCACAGTATCAACCGTTGCTGTGGGACAAGATGCCGATGTACGTTTATTAAATCAGATTGCAGCGATCGGACGCGGAAAGTTCTATCAAGTGACCTCGCCTAAAGCGATCCCACGTATCTTCATGCAAGAGACCCGTCGCGTGGCTCGCCCCTTGGTCTTCGAGAAACCGAGTGGAATGGTGCCGCTAGTCTCGGCGAATCACGAAATTCTGAAAGGGATTCCTTCCACAGTCCCGCCGTTTACGGGCTATGTGATGACAACCCCTAAGGATAGTCCGCTGGTCGATGTACTGCTCGCGTCGCCGGATCCAACGGGCCAAACCAACGCACTACTCGCAGCGTGGCAATACGGTATTGGCAGAAGTGTCTGCTGGACCAGCGATGTTGGCCAGCGATGGACAACGGACTGGACCGGCTGGGAAGGCAATGAAAAGCTGCAGATGCAGATGATTCGCTGGTGCATGCGAACGACTGGTACTTCCGACAATTATCTCGTTGCGTCGGAAGTCCGTGGACAAAAAGTGAAACTCATTCTCAATGCCCTCGACGACGAGGGAAACTTCGTCAACTTTGCAGCACCGCAGCTCAACGGAGTCGGCCCACGATCCGAAATAGTGAGTGAAGCTTTTGTTCAAGTAGCGCCAGGTCGCTACGAGGTCGAGTTAGATGCCCAACATGCCGGTCCACACTTCTTGGCAGTGTCGCCTGAACCAGGGCAGGCACCGCTACGGATCGGCGTGAATGTACAAAACGCCCAGGAGTTTCGTGATCGCTCTGACAACTTGCCGATGCTTCGGCGTTTTGCCGCACTGACGCCCCTCGGCGGCCGCCCTGGCGAGATCTTCAACTTGGACATGACCGAAGAGCAATTGGCCAACATCGAAGCAACACCGTTCCGTCACGACCTCCGCAAAGCAAGCAGCCAACGCCCGCTCTGGTACTTGGTCCTGGTGACGGTAGCTTGCCTGTTCGTGATGGACATCGCCAATCGACGGGTTCTGTGGAGCTTTGCCTGGGTCGGTACCCTGTGGGCACGCATCAGACATCAGCCCATTCCCGAAGCCTTAGCCGGTGAGTCGCTCCATAGACTGAAAGCCCAAAAAGAAAAGTTAAACCAAGATTGGCAGGCCACTTTCGACGATGCGGAAATGATTGCCGACGTATCTATTGCGGCTCCCCAAACAGAAGAGGTATCCGCGCCGACCGCAGCGGAACCAGGCCTCGAAGTGAAAGAGGAAAAAGGTTATCTCGACCGCTTGCTTGCTGCCAAACGTCAGACACGGCATCTCGATGAACAGGAGTAG